The nucleotide window CCGACAGCAGCGAGGCGAGTGCGGCCAGGCCCAGTCCGGTCCGGTCGCCGACGAGGACGATGCCGACGCTGTGGCCGTGTACCGGGGTCCAGCCGCCGAGCCAGGAGACGACGGGGCGGGGGCCGCGGGCGAGTTCCGCGCCGGCCAGCGCGGTGGCGGTGGCGGCGCACAGGAGGCCGAAGGTGTCGCCGGCCTGCCGGGGCAGATGGCGGCCGGCCGCGGCCAGCAGCGCGGCCCCCAGCAGCGGCACCACCACGATCAGCGGCAGCAGGCGCTCCACCCGCTCACCCCTTCAGTTCGGAGAGCGCGTCGGGGTCGACGGTGCCGTGGCGTTTGGCGATCTGGATGACCAGGGCGAGCAGCAGCGCGGTGACGGTGGCACCGACCACGACGTCGGTGAGGGCGAGTGCCTGCACCACCGGGTCGACCACCGGCCGGCCGGGCTTGATGTCGGAGAAGACCGGGGCGGTGGCGCCACGCCGGTAGCCGACGGCGAGCAGCAGCACGTAGGTGGCGGACTGGGCTACCGACAGGCAGCCGACCGCGTGCACCAGGTTGCGGCTGGTGGCGATGCCGGCCATCCCGGCCAGGAAGACGTACCCGGCGACCAGGTACGGAAAGACGCTCATGCCTCCTCGTCCTCCTCCTCGATCTCGACGGCCTGGTCGAGGAAGGAGGCCAGCAGGACGACCACGCCCGCCGCGACCTCCATCCCGACGGCCGCGTTGAGCAGCGGCA belongs to Streptantibioticus cattleyicolor NRRL 8057 = DSM 46488 and includes:
- a CDS encoding sodium:proton antiporter, with translation MSVFPYLVAGYVFLAGMAGIATSRNLVHAVGCLSVAQSATYVLLLAVGYRRGATAPVFSDIKPGRPVVDPVVQALALTDVVVGATVTALLLALVIQIAKRHGTVDPDALSELKG